A single Microbaculum marinisediminis DNA region contains:
- a CDS encoding ATP F0F1 synthase subunit B (Produces ATP from ADP in the presence of a proton gradient across the membrane. Subunit B is part of the membrane proton channel.) translates to MELLNAPETWVAVSFIGFIALVLYYKVPGRVTTALDGRADRIRAELEEAQKLREEAQGLLAEYQRKRREAEKEAEEIVALAKEEAERLKIEAREQMDEVVERRSRLAELKIAQAEEQAVADVRTAAAEAAVAAAETVIAAKVKGAAAKDLVSASIAQVKARLQ, encoded by the coding sequence ATGGAACTTCTAAACGCGCCTGAGACCTGGGTTGCCGTTTCCTTCATCGGCTTCATCGCCCTGGTCCTCTACTACAAGGTGCCGGGCCGGGTGACGACGGCCCTGGACGGCCGCGCCGACCGGATCCGCGCCGAACTCGAGGAAGCGCAGAAGCTGCGCGAGGAGGCCCAGGGCCTGCTTGCCGAGTATCAGCGCAAGCGCCGCGAGGCCGAGAAGGAAGCCGAGGAGATCGTCGCCCTGGCCAAGGAAGAGGCAGAGCGCCTAAAGATCGAGGCCCGCGAACAGATGGACGAGGTGGTCGAGCGTCGTTCCAGGCTCGCGGAGCTGAAGATCGCCCAGGCCGAGGAACAGGCGGTCGCCGACGTGCGCACCGCTGCCGCCGAGGCCGCCGTCGCGGCGGCCGAGACGGTCATCGCCGCCAAGGTGAAGGGCGCCGCGGCCAAGGATCTCGTCAGCGCCAGCATCGCGCAGGTGAAGGCCCGGCTGCAGTAA
- the pip gene encoding prolyl aminopeptidase yields MAGNGEALRPLYPPIEPYDCGHLDVGDGHSVYWELVGNPDGIPAVFLHGGPGAGCSADHRRLFDPERYRVLLFDQRGCGRSTPHAGLEANTTWHLVADMERFREMLGVDRWLVFGGSWGSCLALAYAQTHPRRVSQLILRGIFTLRRDELQWFYQEGASWVFPEIWDGYLAPIPEAERGDLMAAYRKRLTDPDQAVQISAARAWSLWEGRTLTLLPDEQIEAQHGDEAFALAFARIENHYFVNEGFFEEGQLIRDAGKLKDIPGVIIQGRYDMCTPMRTAWDLHKAWPEARFTVVPAAGHAFSEPGILDALIAATDEFADSL; encoded by the coding sequence ATGGCCGGCAACGGAGAAGCGCTTCGCCCCCTCTATCCGCCGATCGAGCCCTACGACTGCGGTCACCTCGATGTCGGCGACGGGCATTCGGTCTATTGGGAACTCGTCGGCAATCCTGACGGGATACCGGCGGTCTTCCTCCATGGCGGGCCCGGCGCCGGCTGTTCGGCCGATCACCGGCGGCTCTTCGATCCGGAACGCTACCGCGTCTTGTTGTTCGACCAGCGCGGCTGTGGGCGCTCGACGCCGCACGCGGGGCTGGAGGCCAATACGACCTGGCATCTCGTCGCCGATATGGAGCGGTTCCGCGAGATGCTGGGCGTCGACCGGTGGCTGGTCTTCGGCGGCTCGTGGGGCAGCTGTCTCGCGCTCGCTTATGCGCAGACCCATCCGCGGCGCGTCTCGCAGCTCATCCTGCGCGGGATCTTCACGCTGCGCCGCGACGAGCTCCAGTGGTTCTACCAGGAAGGCGCTTCGTGGGTCTTCCCGGAGATCTGGGACGGCTATCTCGCCCCGATCCCGGAGGCGGAGCGCGGCGACCTGATGGCCGCTTACCGCAAGCGGCTGACCGATCCGGACCAGGCGGTCCAGATTTCGGCGGCGCGCGCCTGGAGCCTTTGGGAAGGCCGCACGCTGACGCTGCTGCCGGACGAACAGATAGAGGCCCAGCACGGCGACGAGGCGTTCGCGCTCGCCTTCGCCCGCATCGAGAACCACTATTTCGTCAACGAGGGCTTCTTCGAGGAGGGCCAGCTGATTCGCGACGCCGGCAAGCTCAAGGACATTCCGGGCGTGATCATCCAGGGCCGGTACGACATGTGCACACCGATGCGCACCGCCTGGGATCTGCACAAGGCCTGGCCCGAGGCGCGCTTCACGGTGGTGCCCGCCGCCGGCCACGCTTTTTCCGAGCCGGGCATCCTGGACGCGCTGATCGCCGCCACGGACGAATTCGCCGACAGCCTTTAA
- the gcvPB gene encoding aminomethyl-transferring glycine dehydrogenase subunit GcvPB: protein MSMNTQGRPTSPGEAGEGGHTTFTGNRALMIEEALIYETGRPDVTGVDLADVDDTELHLGGLERSDAPNLPGMSEPEAVRHYVRLSQKNYAIDTGLYPLGSCTMKHNPRLNEKVARLPGFGDVHPLQPVSTVQGALELIDLVANGLKELTGMPAVAMSPKAGAHGELCGMMAIKAALEARGDARSVVLVPESAHGTNPATAALLGYEVASIPAREDGTVDVAAVKERLSPEVAGIMLTNPNTCGLFERDIIEIADAVHAAGAYFYCDGANLNAILGRVRPGDLGIDAMHINLHKTFSTPHGGGGPGAGPVVLSEALAPFAPLPWVVSGKDGFDLIEHAGQAGAAKPFGRMTAFHGQMGMFVRAAAWMLSHGADGMRQAAEDAVLSANYIRACLKDVMSLPFGDRPCMHEVLFDDQFLNGSGVTTLDFAKAMIDEGYHPMTMYFPLVVHGALLIEPTESESKASLDLFIATLRDLAMAAKRGDTERFAGAPWYAPRRRLDETRAARQPVLRWTPQAPSEPEPKRDAAE, encoded by the coding sequence ATGAGCATGAACACGCAAGGCCGCCCGACGAGCCCCGGCGAGGCCGGCGAGGGCGGGCACACGACCTTCACCGGAAACCGCGCCCTGATGATCGAGGAGGCGCTGATCTACGAGACCGGCCGGCCCGACGTGACCGGCGTCGACCTCGCCGACGTGGACGATACGGAGCTCCATCTCGGCGGGCTGGAACGGTCCGATGCGCCCAACCTGCCGGGGATGAGCGAGCCCGAGGCCGTCCGCCACTATGTCCGGCTGTCGCAGAAGAACTACGCGATCGACACCGGGCTCTATCCGCTCGGCTCGTGTACGATGAAGCACAACCCGCGCCTCAACGAGAAGGTGGCGCGGCTGCCGGGATTCGGCGACGTGCATCCGCTGCAGCCGGTCTCGACCGTGCAGGGGGCGCTCGAGCTGATCGATCTCGTCGCCAACGGTCTGAAGGAACTGACCGGAATGCCGGCGGTCGCCATGTCGCCCAAGGCCGGCGCCCATGGCGAGCTCTGCGGCATGATGGCGATCAAGGCGGCGCTGGAAGCCCGCGGCGATGCGCGCTCGGTGGTGCTGGTGCCGGAATCCGCCCACGGCACCAATCCGGCCACCGCCGCGCTGCTCGGCTACGAGGTTGCGTCGATCCCGGCCCGCGAGGACGGCACCGTCGATGTCGCCGCGGTGAAGGAAAGGCTGTCGCCGGAAGTCGCCGGCATCATGCTGACCAACCCGAACACCTGCGGCCTGTTCGAGCGCGACATCATCGAGATCGCCGACGCGGTGCACGCCGCCGGCGCCTATTTCTACTGCGACGGCGCGAATCTCAACGCCATCCTCGGCCGCGTGCGGCCGGGCGACCTCGGCATCGACGCCATGCACATCAACCTGCACAAGACGTTCTCGACGCCGCATGGCGGCGGCGGGCCGGGCGCAGGCCCGGTGGTGCTGTCGGAGGCGCTCGCGCCCTTCGCGCCGCTCCCCTGGGTGGTGTCCGGCAAGGACGGGTTCGACCTGATCGAGCATGCCGGCCAGGCCGGCGCCGCCAAACCCTTCGGCCGCATGACTGCCTTCCACGGCCAGATGGGCATGTTCGTGCGCGCCGCCGCCTGGATGCTGAGCCACGGCGCCGACGGCATGCGCCAGGCCGCAGAGGATGCGGTGCTCTCGGCGAACTATATCCGCGCCTGCCTGAAGGACGTGATGAGCCTGCCGTTCGGCGACCGCCCGTGCATGCACGAGGTGCTGTTCGACGACCAGTTCCTCAACGGCTCCGGCGTCACGACCCTCGATTTCGCCAAGGCGATGATCGACGAGGGCTATCACCCGATGACCATGTACTTCCCGCTGGTCGTGCACGGCGCGCTGCTGATCGAGCCGACCGAATCGGAATCCAAGGCGAGCCTCGACCTGTTCATCGCCACGCTGCGCGACCTCGCCATGGCCGCCAAGCGCGGCGACACCGAGCGCTTCGCCGGCGCGCCTTGGTACGCGCCGCGCCGCCGCCTAGACGAGACCCGCGCCGCGCGCCAGCCGGTGCTGCGCTGGACGCCCCAGGCACCAAGCGAGCCGGAACCGAAACGCGACGCGGCTGAATAG
- the gcvPA gene encoding aminomethyl-transferring glycine dehydrogenase subunit GcvPA: protein MRYLPLSDADREAMFARIGVDGIDDLFADVPRAAWRDALVDLPRAKSELEVERLLSRMAGKNVAAGSVPFFVGAGAYRHHVPASVDHLIQRSEFLTSYTPYQPEITQGTLQMLFEFQTQVAELTGMEVANASMYDGSTGTGEAVLMAHRLTRREKAVLAGNLHPQYRAVVENLAHMGGHEVVTLPPVPVGEDDVMALIDDDTSCVVVQTPDVFGHLVDLRPIAEKAHAHGALLIAVFTEAVSLGLVESPGAMGADIVVGEGQSIGNGLNFGGPYVGLFATRSKFVRQMPGRLAGQTVDAEGRRGFVLTLSTREQHIRREKATSNICTNSGLCALAFSIHMTLLGAEGLKRLARINHANAVKLAKALAAVPGVELLNHAYFNEFTIRVSKAAANVVEALAEKGVLGGVPVTRLFRQNGHDDLVIVAATEINTDDDRAAYAAALQEVLA from the coding sequence ATGCGTTACCTGCCGCTGAGCGATGCCGACCGCGAGGCGATGTTCGCCCGCATCGGCGTCGATGGCATCGACGATCTGTTCGCCGACGTGCCGCGCGCCGCCTGGCGTGACGCGCTGGTCGATCTGCCGCGCGCCAAGAGCGAACTCGAGGTGGAGCGCCTTTTGTCGCGCATGGCCGGCAAGAACGTCGCCGCCGGGTCGGTGCCGTTCTTCGTCGGCGCCGGCGCCTATCGCCATCACGTCCCGGCCAGTGTCGATCATCTGATCCAGCGGTCCGAGTTCCTGACCTCCTACACGCCCTACCAGCCGGAGATCACCCAGGGCACGCTGCAGATGCTGTTCGAGTTCCAGACCCAGGTCGCCGAACTCACCGGCATGGAGGTGGCCAACGCCTCGATGTACGACGGCTCGACCGGCACCGGCGAGGCGGTGCTGATGGCGCACCGGCTGACGCGGCGGGAAAAGGCGGTCCTTGCCGGCAACCTGCATCCGCAATATCGCGCCGTCGTCGAGAACCTGGCCCATATGGGCGGCCACGAGGTCGTGACCCTGCCGCCGGTACCGGTCGGCGAGGATGACGTCATGGCGCTGATCGACGACGACACCTCCTGCGTCGTCGTGCAGACGCCGGACGTGTTCGGTCACCTGGTCGACCTGCGGCCCATCGCCGAGAAGGCCCATGCGCACGGCGCGCTGTTGATTGCCGTCTTCACCGAGGCCGTCTCGCTCGGCCTGGTCGAATCGCCGGGCGCCATGGGCGCCGACATCGTCGTCGGCGAGGGCCAGTCGATCGGCAATGGGCTAAATTTCGGCGGTCCCTATGTCGGCCTGTTCGCCACGCGCTCCAAGTTCGTGCGCCAGATGCCGGGCCGTCTCGCCGGCCAGACGGTCGACGCGGAGGGCCGTCGCGGCTTCGTGCTGACGCTGTCGACCCGCGAGCAGCACATCCGCCGCGAGAAGGCGACCTCCAACATCTGCACCAATTCCGGCCTCTGCGCCCTGGCGTTTTCGATCCACATGACGCTGCTTGGTGCCGAAGGCCTGAAGCGGCTCGCGCGGATCAACCACGCCAATGCGGTGAAACTCGCCAAGGCCCTGGCGGCGGTACCCGGTGTGGAGCTGCTGAACCATGCCTACTTCAACGAGTTCACCATACGGGTTTCGAAGGCCGCCGCTAACGTCGTCGAGGCGCTGGCGGAGAAGGGCGTGCTGGGCGGGGTGCCGGTGACGCGCCTGTTCCGCCAGAACGGCCACGACGACCTGGTGATCGTCGCGGCCACCGAGATCAATACCGACGACGACCGCGCGGCCTATGCCGCCGCCCTGCAGGAGGTGCTGGCATGA
- a CDS encoding OsmC family protein, which translates to MAHLYRVTVAWTCEGDFAANTYSRGHEWRFDGLTVPASSAPSIVKLPYSKEDAVDPEEAFVASLSSCHMLWFLDLARQRGFVVRSYEDDAVGSMVRIEASRYWIDKVTLRPRIRYADGRAPDAAAEKALHDDAHHLCFIANSVRSEVTVEPVTADT; encoded by the coding sequence ATGGCGCACCTCTATCGCGTCACCGTTGCCTGGACCTGCGAGGGCGACTTTGCCGCCAACACCTACAGTCGGGGCCACGAATGGCGCTTCGACGGGCTCACCGTGCCGGCATCGTCCGCGCCGAGCATCGTCAAGCTGCCCTATTCGAAGGAGGACGCGGTCGATCCCGAGGAGGCCTTCGTCGCCTCGCTGTCGTCGTGCCACATGCTGTGGTTCCTCGACCTCGCCCGTCAGCGCGGCTTCGTCGTTCGGTCCTACGAGGACGATGCCGTGGGATCGATGGTCCGTATCGAGGCAAGCCGCTACTGGATCGACAAGGTGACGCTGCGTCCCCGGATCCGCTACGCCGATGGGCGCGCGCCCGATGCGGCTGCCGAGAAGGCGCTGCACGACGACGCCCATCACCTGTGCTTCATCGCAAATTCCGTCCGCTCCGAGGTCACCGTCGAACCGGTGACGGCGGACACCTGA
- the gcvH gene encoding glycine cleavage system protein GcvH, with protein MSMHFTKDHEWISVEGDVGTIGITDYAQEQLGDVVFVELPEVGKTVAIGEEAGVVESVKAASEIYAPVSGEVVEVNQALADEPAKVNEAPEGAGWFVKIKLSDTSQLDALMDADAYKAYVASVS; from the coding sequence ATGAGCATGCATTTCACCAAGGACCACGAGTGGATCAGCGTGGAAGGCGACGTCGGCACCATTGGGATCACCGACTACGCGCAGGAGCAGCTTGGCGATGTCGTCTTCGTCGAGCTTCCGGAGGTCGGCAAGACGGTGGCCATCGGTGAGGAGGCCGGTGTCGTCGAATCCGTCAAGGCGGCCAGCGAGATCTATGCGCCGGTGTCCGGTGAGGTGGTCGAGGTCAACCAGGCGCTCGCCGACGAGCCCGCCAAGGTCAACGAAGCGCCGGAGGGCGCGGGCTGGTTCGTAAAGATCAAGCTGTCGGACACGTCCCAGCTCGATGCGCTGATGGATGCCGACGCCTACAAGGCCTATGTCGCCTCGGTGAGCTGA
- the gcvT gene encoding glycine cleavage system aminomethyltransferase GcvT has protein sequence MTDDTSSSDLLKTPLHDRHVALDGRMVPFAGYAMPVQYARGIIAEHKWTRENAGLFDVSHMGQAWLVGSDFAATAAALETLVPGDIAGLKPGAIRYTQFLTDEGGIIDDLMVTRPADPALDGRLFLIVNASRKDVDYAHMRARLPGTVTLEPIEDRALMALQGPKAEGVMARHCGAAVDLAFMAACDATLDGIPCHISRSGYTGEDGFEISVPADKAGAMWDTFLAASEVEPIGLGARDTLRLEAGLCLYGHDIDETTSPVEAALTWSIGKRRRAEGGFPGYERIRRELADGPSRRRVGVRPDGRAPAREGTEIAVGDATVGKITSGGFGPSVGGPVAMGYIETAHAAVDTEVVLTVRGRAEAARVAAMPFVPHRYKR, from the coding sequence ATGACAGACGACACATCCAGTTCCGACCTTTTGAAGACGCCGCTCCACGACCGCCATGTGGCGCTTGACGGGCGCATGGTGCCGTTCGCCGGCTACGCCATGCCCGTCCAGTATGCCCGCGGCATCATCGCCGAGCACAAGTGGACGCGCGAGAACGCGGGCCTGTTCGACGTTTCGCACATGGGCCAGGCCTGGCTCGTCGGCTCTGATTTCGCCGCCACGGCGGCGGCGCTGGAGACGCTGGTTCCCGGCGATATCGCCGGATTGAAGCCCGGCGCGATCCGCTACACCCAGTTTCTCACCGACGAGGGCGGCATCATCGACGACCTCATGGTCACGCGGCCCGCCGATCCCGCCCTCGACGGGCGCCTGTTCCTGATTGTCAACGCCTCGCGCAAGGACGTCGACTACGCGCACATGCGCGCCCGGCTTCCCGGTACGGTGACGCTTGAGCCGATCGAGGATCGGGCGCTGATGGCGTTGCAGGGGCCGAAGGCCGAGGGCGTCATGGCGCGCCACTGCGGCGCGGCGGTCGATCTGGCCTTCATGGCGGCCTGCGATGCCACGTTGGACGGCATTCCCTGTCATATCTCGCGCTCCGGCTATACCGGCGAGGACGGTTTCGAGATTTCGGTTCCCGCCGACAAGGCCGGCGCCATGTGGGACACGTTCCTGGCGGCCTCCGAGGTCGAGCCGATCGGTCTCGGTGCGCGCGACACGCTGCGGCTCGAGGCGGGCCTGTGTCTCTACGGTCACGATATCGACGAGACCACCTCGCCGGTCGAGGCCGCGCTCACCTGGTCGATCGGCAAGCGCCGGCGCGCGGAGGGCGGTTTCCCGGGCTACGAACGCATCCGCCGCGAACTGGCCGACGGTCCGTCGCGGCGCCGCGTCGGCGTCCGCCCGGACGGTCGTGCGCCTGCCCGCGAGGGAACCGAGATCGCCGTCGGCGACGCGACGGTCGGAAAGATCACCAGTGGCGGCTTCGGCCCCTCGGTCGGTGGCCCCGTGGCGATGGGCTACATCGAGACGGCCCATGCCGCCGTCGACACGGAGGTGGTCCTGACCGTGCGCGGCCGGGCGGAAGCCGCCAGGGTCGCCGCGATGCCCTTCGTGCCACACCGTTACAAGCGATAG
- the ispH gene encoding 4-hydroxy-3-methylbut-2-enyl diphosphate reductase, producing MKPRLKILLCSPRGFCAGVDRAIQIVELALKRYGAPVYVRHEIVHNRYVVDSLKAKGAVFVEELDQIPDTDAPVVFSAHGVAKSVPETAAARNLFHVDATCPLVTKVHREAEIHFRKGREIVLIGHAGHPEVIGTMGQLPDGAVSLIETVEDARAFAPGSPEALAFITQTTLSVDDTAEIVSVLRARFPEIIGPHKEDICYATTNRQDAVKAVAPRADATIVVGAPNSSNSQRLVEVARRAGCPKAVLLQRASDIDWDAFGDIATLAITAGASAPEVLVEEMIGAFADRYDIDVETVSTADETIAFNLPRALRETAAE from the coding sequence ATGAAGCCACGTCTCAAGATCCTGCTTTGCTCGCCGCGCGGCTTCTGCGCGGGCGTAGACCGCGCGATCCAGATCGTCGAGCTGGCGCTGAAACGCTATGGAGCGCCCGTCTACGTGCGCCACGAAATCGTCCACAATCGCTATGTGGTCGACAGCCTGAAGGCGAAAGGTGCGGTTTTCGTCGAGGAACTCGACCAGATTCCCGATACCGACGCACCGGTGGTGTTTTCCGCGCACGGCGTGGCCAAGTCGGTGCCGGAGACAGCCGCCGCGCGCAACCTGTTTCACGTCGACGCCACCTGCCCGCTGGTGACCAAGGTGCACCGGGAGGCGGAGATCCATTTCCGCAAGGGGCGCGAGATCGTGCTGATCGGCCATGCCGGCCATCCGGAAGTCATCGGCACCATGGGCCAGCTTCCCGATGGCGCCGTCTCCCTGATCGAGACCGTCGAGGACGCCCGCGCTTTCGCGCCCGGCTCCCCCGAGGCGCTCGCCTTCATCACGCAGACGACGCTTTCGGTCGACGATACCGCCGAGATCGTCTCGGTGCTGCGCGCGCGGTTTCCGGAGATCATCGGGCCGCACAAGGAAGATATCTGCTACGCCACCACCAACCGGCAGGACGCGGTCAAGGCGGTCGCGCCGCGCGCCGACGCGACGATCGTGGTCGGCGCGCCCAACAGCTCCAACTCGCAGCGCCTAGTTGAGGTCGCCCGCAGGGCCGGCTGCCCGAAGGCGGTGCTGCTGCAGCGCGCCTCGGACATCGACTGGGACGCGTTCGGCGACATCGCGACGCTAGCGATCACCGCGGGCGCCTCGGCACCGGAAGTGCTGGTCGAGGAAATGATCGGCGCCTTCGCGGATCGCTACGACATCGACGTCGAGACGGTATCGACCGCCGACGAGACCATCGCCTTCAACCTGCCGCGGGCCCTCCGCGAAACCGCGGCCGAGTAA
- the thrB gene encoding homoserine kinase, with protein sequence MAVYTEVPDEELTDFLAGYDVGALLSFKGIAEGVENTNYLVHAERGSYILTLYEKRVDPTDLPFFLELMEHLSEKGVTCPLPLHDRDGNSLGTLCGRPAALMTFLEGLWVRKPRVHHCRALGDTLAAMHKAALDFDGRRRNALSATDWRPIFAAVADRADTLQWGLAEEMEAELTYLEANWPTDLPEGVIHADLFPDNVFFLKDRVSGLIDFYFACRDSLAYDIAVCLNAWCFEPDLSFNVTKARALLNAYAGRRRLTEAEYASLPLLARGAAMRFFVTRLYDWLNHPPGAFVRPKDPLEYAKRIRFHRSVSSTSEYGLD encoded by the coding sequence ATGGCCGTCTACACCGAAGTTCCCGACGAGGAGCTCACCGACTTCCTCGCCGGCTACGACGTCGGCGCGCTGCTCTCCTTCAAGGGGATCGCCGAGGGCGTCGAGAACACCAACTATCTCGTCCATGCCGAGCGCGGCAGCTACATCCTGACGCTGTACGAGAAGCGCGTCGATCCGACCGACCTGCCGTTCTTCCTCGAGTTGATGGAGCACCTGTCGGAGAAGGGCGTCACCTGCCCGCTGCCGCTGCACGACCGGGACGGCAACAGCCTGGGCACGCTCTGCGGCCGGCCGGCCGCCCTGATGACCTTTCTCGAGGGGCTTTGGGTGCGCAAACCCAGGGTCCACCATTGCCGCGCGCTGGGCGATACGCTGGCGGCCATGCACAAGGCCGCGCTCGATTTCGACGGCCGGCGCCGCAACGCGCTGTCGGCAACCGACTGGCGCCCGATCTTCGCCGCCGTCGCCGACCGGGCCGACACGTTGCAGTGGGGCCTGGCCGAGGAGATGGAGGCGGAGCTCACCTACCTGGAGGCGAACTGGCCGACCGACCTGCCCGAGGGCGTGATCCATGCCGACCTGTTTCCCGACAACGTGTTCTTCCTGAAGGACCGGGTCTCCGGGCTGATCGACTTCTATTTCGCCTGCCGCGATTCGCTTGCCTACGATATCGCGGTCTGCCTCAACGCCTGGTGCTTCGAGCCGGACCTGTCGTTCAACGTCACCAAGGCGCGCGCGTTGCTGAACGCCTATGCCGGACGGCGGCGGCTGACGGAGGCGGAGTACGCCTCGCTGCCGCTGCTTGCCCGCGGTGCCGCCATGCGCTTCTTCGTGACCCGGCTCTACGACTGGCTGAACCATCCGCCCGGCGCGTTCGTGCGGCCCAAGGATCCGCTCGAGTACGCCAAGCGCATCCGCTTCCACCGCTCGGTTTCGAGCACAAGCGAGTACGGGCTCGACTGA
- the rnhA gene encoding ribonuclease HI — MTEKRIQIWTDGACSGNPGPGGWGALLVWNGHEKELCGGEAETTNNRMEMLAAIRALEALKRPSAIDLHTDSSYLRNGITTWLKNWKARGWKTADRKPVKNVELWQALEEAMARHEVHWHWVKGHAGNDGNERADALANQGMAPFKQNRRKRRVAGI, encoded by the coding sequence ATGACGGAAAAACGTATCCAGATCTGGACGGACGGTGCCTGTTCGGGCAATCCCGGCCCCGGCGGCTGGGGCGCGCTGCTCGTCTGGAACGGGCACGAAAAGGAACTGTGCGGCGGCGAGGCGGAGACGACCAACAACCGCATGGAAATGCTCGCCGCCATCCGCGCCCTCGAAGCGCTGAAGCGGCCGTCCGCCATCGACCTGCATACCGACTCCTCCTACCTGCGCAACGGCATCACCACCTGGCTGAAGAACTGGAAGGCGCGCGGCTGGAAGACGGCCGACAGGAAGCCGGTAAAGAATGTCGAACTCTGGCAAGCGCTAGAAGAGGCCATGGCCCGCCACGAGGTGCACTGGCACTGGGTGAAGGGCCACGCCGGCAACGACGGCAACGAACGCGCCGACGCCCTGGCGAACCAGGGCATGGCTCCGTTCAAGCAGAACAGGCGCAAAAGGCGCGTCGCGGGGATCTGA
- a CDS encoding peroxiredoxin — translation MIKVGDKLPEATFGVVTPSGPATKTTSEVFSGRKVALFAVPGAFTPTCHNNHLPGFLANADKFKEKGVDAIACLAVNDVFVMDAWAKATGAGETIEFLADGSALFSKATGLELDITERGMGIRSQRYAMLVDDGVVTILNIGDEPGKTDITGAEALLAAM, via the coding sequence ATGATCAAGGTCGGAGACAAGCTGCCCGAGGCGACGTTCGGTGTGGTGACGCCGTCGGGACCAGCGACCAAAACGACGAGCGAGGTGTTTTCCGGACGCAAGGTGGCGCTGTTCGCGGTGCCGGGCGCGTTCACCCCGACCTGCCACAACAACCATCTGCCCGGGTTCCTTGCCAACGCCGACAAGTTCAAGGAGAAGGGCGTCGACGCCATCGCCTGTCTCGCGGTGAACGATGTCTTCGTCATGGATGCCTGGGCCAAGGCGACGGGGGCCGGGGAGACGATCGAGTTCCTGGCCGACGGCAGCGCGTTGTTCAGCAAGGCCACCGGGCTGGAGCTCGACATTACCGAGCGCGGCATGGGCATCCGCTCGCAGCGCTACGCCATGCTGGTCGACGACGGGGTCGTGACGATCCTCAATATCGGGGACGAGCCGGGGAAGACCGATATCACCGGCGCCGAGGCGTTGCTCGCAGCGATGTGA
- a CDS encoding protein-disulfide reductase DsbD domain-containing protein, translated as MSRISSLCVVVVAAMLLPGPGAAEEWQDKAKVRLIDGGMLADGVTRLAGLEILLDPDWKTYWRNPGDSGIPPKMDFSGSDNVAAVTAEWPAPQLSFDGYGWVIGYTEAVIFPLLIEPDEPGAPSNLNLKLDYAVCKDICIPAQAEVAVVLDGAKPRTAEIDFFRRRVPAPIETPTETGGVVSGAVVRQDDKPVLQLVVRFPSDAEDGFALVEGPEDWYLPVPERAGTDAAGNAVFEVPLESVADQAGIAGTTIRVTGVSPDFSFEQALTLD; from the coding sequence GTGTCACGAATTTCCTCTCTTTGCGTGGTGGTGGTCGCCGCCATGCTGCTCCCCGGCCCAGGCGCCGCCGAGGAATGGCAGGACAAGGCCAAGGTGCGCCTGATCGACGGCGGGATGCTGGCCGACGGCGTGACGCGCCTCGCCGGCTTGGAAATCCTGCTCGATCCGGACTGGAAGACCTATTGGCGCAATCCCGGCGACTCCGGCATTCCGCCCAAGATGGATTTTTCCGGCTCCGACAACGTCGCCGCGGTGACGGCCGAGTGGCCGGCGCCGCAACTGTCCTTCGACGGCTACGGCTGGGTTATCGGCTATACCGAGGCGGTGATCTTTCCCTTGCTCATCGAGCCGGACGAACCGGGAGCGCCGTCTAACCTGAACCTCAAGCTCGACTACGCCGTCTGCAAGGATATCTGCATTCCCGCCCAGGCCGAGGTCGCCGTCGTGCTCGATGGCGCGAAGCCGCGCACCGCGGAGATCGACTTCTTCCGCCGCCGCGTGCCCGCGCCGATCGAGACGCCGACGGAGACCGGCGGCGTCGTTTCCGGTGCCGTCGTGCGCCAGGACGACAAGCCGGTGCTCCAGCTCGTTGTCCGGTTTCCCTCGGACGCGGAGGACGGCTTCGCTCTCGTCGAGGGGCCGGAGGACTGGTATCTGCCGGTCCCGGAGCGCGCCGGCACCGATGCGGCGGGCAACGCGGTCTTCGAGGTGCCGCTCGAGAGCGTCGCCGATCAAGCCGGGATTGCGGGAACCACGATCCGCGTCACCGGCGTTTCGCCCGATTTTTCCTTTGAGCAGGCGCTGACACTCGACTAG